ttagtcgtaaataaattgccctgttgttttacaaagatatttcaactaagagttacttccccttatttgtcaccattcaaaattattccttatatttacgttttatgggtgaaaaatattaaatcataataatataaaattcaaatacatattggaaaataacttttcattattgttatacctttatacaattattttttacatttatacttcctttaactgtattactatattttatcatagtctaatttccttgtcaaTGGAGAGATGAATGTTCATACATGTAATACCTCTACAGGTATGTTTAAAGGCTACATAGCCAGTAGTCTCATTTTCAaacaacatttgaaaaaaaatttaagatgatgacaaaaagtaaaggacataagactgtggtacacaagtttataaaaatctttaaaagtgtaatgaaataataataaataagattttaaatgacttaaccaagtgaacatgcattgatgttttggtatctttgatatacattataagaaaatgtaccataaatactgaaattcagctcgaaaaagttcgtacgcgttatgacctgagatttgattcttcaatgcaggtcatgacctgcattttcatcgtcacaggttgacaggtatgccgCCCGCCCGTctgccgtacatccccaaatcaataaccgacatttttgtcacaaaaatccggttaaataTATATAGGAAGGAGTATCAAATGCTTTCTGCAAATTTTGTtgtttccaattaaaaaaaaatattggcatTTAAATTGGAATTCACTTGTATTTACTCTAAGCTTAATCAAACTTCATgtcaggcgtaactaaggagtgacagtgatctggaaggatttTTTCTCTATGGGACCAGGGCCCCCTAAAAATAAACTCAATGGGCCATTTTTCGAATTAaagggccatgttgtcaaatgagttggtcatttgtttacaataaaaaaaagaaaaaaaaagtgtatatttcaGCAAAGAGATTATAAGTGGTTACTGTTATGATTCTAATTGatatcatggatattgttcctgtgCTTTTATAATTTCACTTCCAGTGTTCTAGCTAGAATTCAAAAGGGGCAGGGCACTTTTATATGATAGGAGAAGGCACTGCTCATTTCTTTTGTCTACGTCCCTGCGTGTATCACaagttcacatatttttttactgtatatattgtTAATAAAGATGCATAagttgttgttttgtttatttattctataaaatttgcataagaaAAGTCATTCATACTACATGTTCATACAACATGGCAATACACATTCATAATATTAaccaaaaaaggcaaaataaacttACTTTTCTCCCCCACCCCCTCTCCTTccaaaaaaaagaacataaactAAACATCTCATAGTTTATCATACATGTTCATGACAGAGtagttgtattttaaaattttcatctaGAGCTTGGCCTCAAAACCTTTTTTCATATATCAGGAATATATTATTTAGTATAGCTTCATCATGTTGATTTGTGATGAGAGTTTAACTACACACTTCCATTTTTGTAAGTTGATAGCTTGTCACcaatcaaacaaatatataaacatatttcttTCTTAGGAATGGATGATATGGATTGCCAAAAGtatgattatcaaaaataaattgcaatatattttttttgtatgttcatAGACAGTTAATAGCCTTAAGGTATCattcttatataattttgtattcaattggttattttttcctaaatttaATGCTAGATAATATTTTAGGAGCACAAATTTGTATTAAGCTTtttcaggggaagtaactccaaaattatTTTCCAACATGTTTACGTCTGCTTGTCGCTCACAAGTTGAGATGGGCATCATTTCTGTGAaggcatatttttatttttttattacttcaattcaattctaaattcatgaaagtcttcattcatacactcttccattgtgacttggagatcgaaaatgcccacacatttcatcaaatttatgacaaaaaggtacattgtcttaattaaattacctagtaattaacacctttgaagtcttaTCCAcaataattgattgtaatgacatgattaacctcCTTACCAGAGGGCAATCACCAGGtgtcatatatatgtaatttaaCTTCTGAtaagaaatcgatgaaacaaaaggcaattttaccaaaacggcacaagttttttttttttgaaaacggcgtcagggcagaagggcgcggcTAAGGGCACACAGGGCGCAGCTtagggcacccagggcgcggcgcccttctattttgggctaacGAGACCACTGAATTCCAATGCATAACTTCTTCCAAACAGGGCAAATCATTTATgataacctttatttacaatgttaaaactggtactgttgccATGTTCATGTTCACGTTTATActttacattaaatttgggtcttcgtcaaTTGCCATACTATATTTGAGACGTTCCGTATTAAAGGACGTTTGCACTTCTTATATCATTATTACTTCTTTTCATGGACAAGAATAACAGTAGAGAGTAATGTTAATCAACAATTCGCTGAAggcatgtttacaaaatattcaaacGAGTATTCAAatgagccaaagaccaaaaaattcaaatttcacaaatttaaagttgtttaaaaaaaattatatcatgaatgatggttaattacattttttgggtATCAAATACAGTCTTCACgacgagtggcagcccaggcagcccaggctggtaaaattgctctcgggcctgtaaaaatcagacctacaggccaacagaatctaactaaaaaatttcaaaaattgagctgcgggcctgtagatttagcagttcagcgtgaagactgcAAATATACTGCATGCTGCTGTTATTACCATAGAAAACGCCTGAGACGTCTCAAAAATATATAGGCAGTGCTTGTATCATTGTCGGGAACACTACACTGTTTTGAACATACACATGGCGACACGAAACACAATCTGAAATCCATTTTATGATCATGTGATGATATCTAAACTTTTCAAAACAGTGTGCAAAATAATGGCGCCATGTGGGTGCTTACATTTGTCATTCTATGCACCTTTTTTGGTTGAAAAACGCAATTGGCGCACGTCCTTCCCAATCACTGGGTGAATAAATAAAGAGTAATGTAAGTTGGAGCTGTGAGATGTACATcttttcagaaaaagggagaaggtttggatccattaaaacgtttaatcccgctgcaaatgtttgcacctgtcctaagtcaggaatctgatgtacagtagttgtcgtttgtttatgtaatatatacgtgtttctcgtttctcgttttgtttatatagattagaccgttggttttcccgtttgaatggttttacactagtaattttggggccctttatagcttgttgttcggtgtgagctaaggctccgtgttgaaggccgtactttaacctataatggtttactttttaaattgttatttgtatggagagttgtctcattggcactcacaccacatcttcctatatctatctgtACATTGTACcaataatatggggacgaagtcccctattaccatgataacagtagaaaattcaataaaaaaaaaaaaaaaaaaaaaaatccagaaaatttccctaatttttcattgtactaatgaactcaaaattgtttaaaattttttttgtcgCATTTTTGAATTTCTGGATCTGCGCAGAATTGACCATATTTACCAGTCATTTGCTGACATCATAAATGCAACACAAAAAGAAATGATCCCATATAAAGAAATTAAACCAAGAAAACACCAAAAGCCATGCTGGTGGAGTAGCTCAGTAACATCTGCCAAAAAACACCTAAATCACTGCCAGAAACAATACAGAATGAGGAACATTccacaaaacaaacaaagactCATCATTGCAGAATACAACTTTGACAAGGCAAAGGAAGATGCACAAGAAGAATGGAGTAATAACCTCGTAAACCAACTAAATCAGGCTAAAAACTCAAAAGACTTCTGGAACACGTACAAAAAGATGTCCAGGAAAACAGAAGATAACTCAGTACTCCcattaattgttgaaaataaAGATCCAATATTTGACAACAAAAGTAAAGTTGAACTTCTACAAAAAATTTTCTTTGGAGGTAGCCACCTAAAGGATGAGTCATTTGATAAAGAATTTTATGATAGTATCAACAAAGAATACAAAGAACTAAATAACATGTATCAGGCAACAAATGAAACAGATCAACATAGAGAAGGCTTTGATAGAGAAATAGACAAAGACGAGGTAGAAGCAGCTATATACCGCCTTCGCACGGGGACTGCCCCAGGACCAGATCAGCAGTTTGCTGAATTCTATAAGCATGCAGGTGACAAATTTACAGAAGCCTTAGTAACAATGATGAACATCATATGGCAAAAAGGGGAATTACCAACAGAATGGAAAATGGCAGATGTAAAATTTCTAAGAAAACCAGGAAAAACCAGCTATTACTCATCCTCTTCTTACAGACCAATCAGCCTAACTTGCATTATATGCAAACTAATGGAGAGAGTCATCCTAGAACGCATTGTGGCATATATTGAGGGTCACAGATTGATTGATTTAACTCAAGAAGGGTTCAGAAAGAATCACTCAACCACCAATGCTCTACTTCGGTTAGTCCAAACAATAGCTGATGGTTACAATGAGGATGAATCAACTCTTGCATGGCTAGTGGACCTTGAAAAGGCATATGACTCAATATGGCGTGAGGGGTTAATGATCAAGCTGCATAAACTTGGGATAAAGGGAAAAACCTGGTTATGGATAAACAGCTTTCTCACAAATCGAACAGCCAGATGTATGCTGAATAACTTCTTTGGAGAACAATTTGATACCAAAATCGGCTTGCCACAAGGGTCAGTACTATCACCCACCTTGTTTAACATATTCATAGCTGATATAATGGATAACACAAAAGGAGAAAATTGCAAGTTTGCAGATGATGGCACTCTATGGCATAAGGGGAAAGACATAAAGGAAATGAAAGAAAGAACTTCAGAGGATgtcaaaactattttaaaatggACAGAAAAATGGAGAATTAATGTAAACCTGGAAAAGTGTGAAGTATGCCTATTCTCAAAAGGCAACACAGATGCAGAGCAGAAAACATTAAAAGTCAACTCCTTCTCCTATAGATATAGTCCAACACCGAAGCTACTTGGAGTAACTCTAGACGAGAAGCTTAAATTTGACACCCACATCAATCTGATGCAGAAGAGGGCAAATAATGCAATATATGTAATTAGAGATATTAAGGGCATGGGAGGAATATCAAGATCAAAACTACTCCAAATATACAACAGCATGGTTAGATCTATCATGGAGTATGCATGCCCAGTCTGGCAAATAACATCTGCAGAGAATATGAAGAAATTAGAAGCTGTACAAAGAAAAGGCTTGTCAATATGCCTAGGACTACCAGGAACATCAGGTAGAGAGGCAATGGAAGTTGAAGCCAATATACAACCCATAGACCTCAGAATAGAGGAAATATCAGTACGTGAACTGGCAAAAATACAATCAAAGAACATAGCAGAACCAATTAAACAACAACTAGAACAGTATTTAACAAACAACGCAACCTATGAACAACAGGATTCTCCATTTGGTAAAGCTATAAACCAATCCATAGACATGTTCAAAGCCACGAAAGTTGACATCAAACTTATAGAACCAGAATTCACATACAAAGCTGGTGTAGATGTCATGCTAAGGAGATCACCAAGTTATTGGAGTCGTCTAGGTAGCTCAAAGAACAGAACAGCCGAACAAACTGTTGAAAGTAAACAGGTTGTAAAGGACCTATTAGGAGACAGCACAGACTCAACAGTAGTGGCATTCACTGATGGTTCATGTCAAGGTAACCCGGGACCATGTGGGGCAGGAGCAGTAGTATATTCTGGAAATAGCCAAGGCATAAGTCTAAAGAGGCCAGTAGCTAATAGAGGATCGATACTTCTTGCTGAACTAGTAGCCATACTAATGGTCCTGGAGCACTGTATAACGACTATAAAGGACCAGTTTTCTGAGCTTAAAATACTGTCAGATAGCCAGACTGCTGTAGGCATCTTGACTCTGAACTGGAAATCTTCTAACTACATCGACACAATTACTGATATCAAAGAATGCATGGGAACGTTCTTAAGACACGGCATACTAACAACCCTATCTTGGATCCCAGGCCATGCTAATATAGCCGGGAACGAGATAGCGGACCAGTTGGCAAAAGACGCTGCAAAAGAGGCCTCATCACTAAATGATCAGTATAATGTCATAACCATGTCAGATGTAAGATGTGCAGTCAAGATGTCTACAAAACTCAAATGGCAAAGCAGATGGACAATTAGTGAAACTGGAAGACAGCTTTTCAACCTAATTCCTATCGTTGGTAAGGACGCACAACTAGACAAGCCTAACAACCAAATAGGAAGAATATTGTCAGAAATAAGAACGGGCTACAGCAGACTTAACAAATACAGAAACCAAATCGGTCAATCCCTCACGCCATATTGTGAATGCGGAGAAGAAGAAACATCAGAACACTTCCTGCTATACTGCCCAAGATACCAACAAGAAAGAGAGGACATGCGAAGACAAATGGAACTACTTAACATCGATCCAACAAATATACAGTCAATACTAGCACCACCAAAAAGAGAAACCTACGAAGCAACATCGCAAATTGTAGGGGAATATATTACAAAATCAGGGAGATTCCAAGAACTTGCAATCCCTGATTCCCGATCCTGCGCCTAACAAGTATACCAAAGTACCGCGAGATATTACCTCGAGCAACGGTGTACCATAAGAGGAGGAAGATAGCACACAGAGAACAGTAGTGTCAATTATTGACCTTAGGATCAGGATCAGGaacgttacctgatgacagcgtttctttgtttacattgaatatgacgtcataaattAAATAACATCACACTTAAAATCCCTAActacagaaccaaaatcggaaacgttacggtatttctgtttctctttttaacatgtttgatttaaaaaaaataaccatacagacttcgtccccattcacaggtaatgcctgcctcatattacgaATTATTAGACACTATAAATGTTTAATTCAAAAAGAACACAGAGGTATTGAATCATAATAAGTAATATCTGTATCCATATTTCTCTCATTTTTACGATTTCTAATGGATTTGGCCTTTGCCGGCTTTGGGGGTGTGTCATGGTCTATTCCCAatgtatttaattcatttttttcaattccaCTATCACTTTGTAATGAAATTGGTGTTCACATATTAAAGTTTAACAAATATCTCATCAAACAATGATATATTTATGGATCTTAAGTGaaattataacatattttgaGCATTTTACCTGCCAAATATATTTATGTTGATGACAAGCCGGAAGTGACAGTGGAAGACTGAGAGCAGCAAGATAACATGAGATTGTTCTTTAAGAGCACTTTATGAAATACGACTAATTAATTGGAAAGATTTTAAAATACAACGCACTCAAACGttataaatgaaaacataatatattgaattttaaagaataatatcaacgaaaaatacaaaacatatgtacacaaatttttaaagttaatttttaggtatgtttttttttcatgtgagcattttgaccttttggaTCATTTTTAATTAAGTTCATTGTTGTGCGTTGttgttattgattttatttttgtgtatttagTTATACTTCTAAAGACTCTAAACAGAAATAATCTGGCTAGACTCTAATAACCTAAAAGCTATTTATGACCATGACCTTTCTCAAAGTCCATGCTCCATACAAAACAAACTACAAATTTGCTTAAAGTTTCttgatatttattgaaaaaaaaagggagcttaaaatacaaatacTTATTTAAGTTAATAGATCCCTGAAAAACAATGGCCGAAAGTGCAACGCACTTGACATCTGCTATATTCACTTCAAAACCGTCTATTTTTGAAGTTCTTGCCCAGGACAGTCTTATGAGCACAATAAGACCTGCTCTTAAACATGCCATAAAGGCAAGGAATAGTATAGATTTTCACATTGGGTTTAATTGAATGATACTCTTAGCTTAACTACAGATTTTGAATCtcaatacatgtacaccttatcaCTTATCCCGGCTGAcctggccgcttgaacttttgacgtcatacacaatcacttttccattgtggcgtgaGATATTTTGTTTTACGAAGTCAAAATTTAtagggaacctgtgtgatatccagaaATGACcgacaaatagtgataaggtgtataggTGCAATTAGAGTCTTGAGAGCTAATTCTGTATTCTCCAGTACTGTTAACGAACGACTTAAAGTATCTACAATATATGTGTAAAAGAAGCAATTCCTTTAAGTCGTCTGTTAACATTACTTGagaattaaaaatgttttttctcGCAAGAATCATGCTCTCAAGACTCTGATTACACCTATTGAGATTCAAAATCTGTAGTTAATCAAGTTTAAGAATTGTCGTCtccttttttctgaaaaaaaactatgtcaattctTTCCCTCAGTTGAATTAAACAAAACTAAtttgtataaatgaaataaataaacttaaCGGAAGTTAAGCATCacaattgtcatgattgtatggTTTAGGTTCCAAAATCAAATTGAATATCTACATGTACCATCAATTCTaactaaaaataaattcaa
The window above is part of the Mytilus edulis chromosome 6, xbMytEdul2.2, whole genome shotgun sequence genome. Proteins encoded here:
- the LOC139526707 gene encoding uncharacterized protein, which translates into the protein MRNIPQNKQRLIIAEYNFDKAKEDAQEEWSNNLVNQLNQAKNSKDFWNTYKKMSRKTEDNSVLPLIVENKDPIFDNKSKVELLQKIFFGGSHLKDESFDKEFYDSINKEYKELNNMYQATNETDQHREGFDREIDKDEVEAAIYRLRTGTAPGPDQQFAEFYKHAGDKFTEALVTMMNIIWQKGELPTEWKMADVKFLRKPGKTSYYSSSSYRPISLTCIICKLMERVILERIVAYIEGHRLIDLTQEGFRKNHSTTNALLRLVQTIADGYNEDESTLAWLVDLEKAYDSIWREGLMIKLHKLGIKGKTWLWINSFLTNRTARCMLNNFFGEQFDTKIGLPQGSVLSPTLFNIFIADIMDNTKGENCKFADDGTLWHKGKDIKEMKERTSEDVKTILKWTEKWRINVNLEKCEVCLFSKGNTDAEQKTLKVNSFSYRYSPTPKLLGVTLDEKLKFDTHINLMQKRANNAIYVIRDIKGMGGISRSKLLQIYNSMVRSIMEYACPVWQITSAENMKKLEAVQRKGLSICLGLPGTSGREAMEVEANIQPIDLRIEEISVRELAKIQSKNIAEPIKQQLEQYLTNNATYEQQDSPFGKAINQSIDMFKATKVDIKLIEPEFTYKAGVDVMLRRSPSYWSRLGSSKNRTAEQTVESKQVVKDLLGDSTDSTVVAFTDGSCQGNPGPCGAGAVVYSGNSQGISLKRPVANRGSILLAELVAILMVLEHCITTIKDQFSELKILSDSQTAVGILTLNWKSSNYIDTITDIKECMGTFLRHGILTTLSWIPGHANIAGNEIADQLAKDAAKEASSLNDQYNVITMSDVRCAVKMSTKLKWQSRWTISETGRQLFNLIPIVGKDAQLDKPNNQIGRILSEIRTGYSRLNKYRNQIGQSLTPYCECGEEETSEHFLLYCPRYQQEREDMRRQMELLNIDPTNIQSILAPPKRETYEATSQIVGEYITKSGRFQELAIPDSRSCA